In Erigeron canadensis isolate Cc75 chromosome 1, C_canadensis_v1, whole genome shotgun sequence, a single window of DNA contains:
- the LOC122606750 gene encoding pathogen-associated molecular patterns-induced protein A70-like, whose amino-acid sequence MEESSPLSILASMNSWFTPTILFIFLNLMIATILFTSNLPNNNNNNTQQNQKVAQNENNQNDLNQSKLTRSPSILHRLRSFNFHPHKSQQYQQPPQQELQQLQEPLEVAATEYVFNHPLFPHDQDPQPISQNSKKFDLDPTRVNSDTTHVDLDPTRFEKQPTLVTHFYEEKNHTIERVITHFNFGPTDIEKSDPDHVETDPTRIENEDPVDLVDSHEEEKDELKSLDEIYSNITGGHVNRTKSDTLPASGEIPVKLPAKMKKSASMKSAFSHFEEEKIVEARRPETVRERRSAARTAAEGDVEVDARADDFINKFKHQLKLQRLDSIIRYKEMVNRGSEK is encoded by the coding sequence ATGGAAGAATCTTCACCATTATCTATCTTGGCATCCATGAATAGCTGGTTCACTCCCACCATCCTCTTCATCTTCCTTAACCTCATGATTGCCACTATTCTTTTCACTTCCAACTTaccaaacaacaacaacaataacacaCAACAAAACCAAAAAGTTGCACAAAATGAAAATAACCAAAATGACTTGAACCAATCCAAACTCACTAGATCCCCATCTATTCTTCATAGGCTTAGATCTTTCAATTTTCACCCTCATAAATCCCAACAATATCAACAACCACCCCAACAAGAACTTCAACAACTTCAAGAACCTCTAGAAGTAGCTGCTACAGAATATGTTTTCAACCACCCTTTATTCCCTCATGACCAAGATCCACAACCCATTTCCCAAAACTCAAAAAAATTCGATCTTGACCCGACACGTGTCAATTCTGATACTACCCATGTCGATCTTGACCCGACCCGTTTTGAAAAACAGCCCACGTTAGTAACCCATTTTTATGAAGAGAAGAACCACACCATTGAAAGAGTGATAACCCATTTCAATTTTGGTCCGACCGATATTGAAAAATCTGACCCGGACCATGTTGAGACTGACCCGACCCGGATTGAAAATGAAGACCCGGTTGATTTAGTGGATTCCcatgaagaagaaaaggatGAGTTGAAGAGTTTGGATGagatatatagtaatataaCTGGTGGGCACGTTAACCGGACAAAGTCCGATACATTGCCGGCTTCCGGCGAGATTCCGGTTAAACTTCCGGCGAAGATGAAAAAGTCTGCAAGTATGAAATCTGCATTTTCACATTTTGAGGAAGAAAAGATTGTGGAGGCTCGCCGGCCGGAGACAGTGAGGGAAAGGCGGTCGGCGGCGAGAACGGCGGCGGAGGGTGACGTGGAAGTGGATGCAAGAGCTGATgattttatt